A single region of the Serinus canaria isolate serCan28SL12 chromosome 11, serCan2020, whole genome shotgun sequence genome encodes:
- the SIAH1 gene encoding E3 ubiquitin-protein ligase SIAH1 isoform X2, whose translation MSRQTATALPTGTSKCTPSQRVPALTGTTASNNDLASLFECPVCFDYVLPPILQCQSGHLVCSNCRPKLTCCPTCRGPLGSIRNLAMEKVANSVLFPCKYASSGCEITLPHTEKADHEELCEFRPYSCPCPGASCKWQGSLDAVMPHLMHQHKSITTLQGEDIVFLATDINLPGAVDWVMMQSCFGFHFMLVLEKQEKYDGHQQFFAIVQLIGTRKQAENFAYRLELNGHRRRLTWEATPRSIHEGIATAIMNSDCLVFDTSIAQLFAENGNLGINVTISMC comes from the coding sequence ATGAGCCGTCAGACCGCTACAGCACTACCCACAGGTACCTCCAAGTGCACGCCGTCGCAGAGGGTGCCCGCGCTGACGGGCACCACAGCTTCCAACAATGACTTGGCCAGTCTCTTTGAGTGTCCCGTGTGCTTTGACTATGTGCTGCCACCGATCCTGCAATGTCAGAGTGGCCATCTGGTCTGTAGCAACTGTCGCCCCAAACTCACGTGCTGCCCCACTTGCCGAGGCCCGCTGGGCTCCATCCGTAACCTGGCCATGGAGAAAGTTGCCAATTCCGTACTATTCCCATGTAAATACGCCTCTTCCGGCTGCGAGATAACTTTgccacacacagaaaaagcagacCATGAGGAGCTGTGTGAGTTTAGGCCTTactcctgtccctgtcccggtGCTTCGTGTAAATGGCAAGGCTCTCTGGATGCTGTAATGCCGCACCTGATGCATCAGCATAAGTCAATTACAACGCTGCAGGGAGAAGATATAGTGTTCCTGGCCACGGACATTAATCTTCCTGGTGCTGTTGACTGGGTTATGATGCAGTCTTGTTTTGGCTTTCATTTCATGCTAGTGttggagaaacaggaaaagtATGATGGTCACCAGCAGTTCTTTGCAATTGTACAGCTGATAGGAACACGCAAGCAAGCAGAAAACTTTGCTTATCGACTCGAGCTAAACGGGCATAGGCGGCGATTGACTTGGGAAGCGACTCCTCGATCCATTCATGAGGGAATTGCAACAGCCATTATGAATAGTGACTGTCTAGTCTTTGACACCAGCATTGCACAGCTCTTTGCAGAAAATGGCAATTTAGGCATCAACGTAACTATATCCATGTGTTGA
- the SIAH1 gene encoding E3 ubiquitin-protein ligase SIAH1 isoform X1, with the protein MTGRSASSGPYSWKGVWSACLPGSKTCKGKEMSRQTATALPTGTSKCTPSQRVPALTGTTASNNDLASLFECPVCFDYVLPPILQCQSGHLVCSNCRPKLTCCPTCRGPLGSIRNLAMEKVANSVLFPCKYASSGCEITLPHTEKADHEELCEFRPYSCPCPGASCKWQGSLDAVMPHLMHQHKSITTLQGEDIVFLATDINLPGAVDWVMMQSCFGFHFMLVLEKQEKYDGHQQFFAIVQLIGTRKQAENFAYRLELNGHRRRLTWEATPRSIHEGIATAIMNSDCLVFDTSIAQLFAENGNLGINVTISMC; encoded by the exons ATGACGGGCAGATCTGCCTCCAGCGGGCCGTATTCCTGGAAGGGCGTCTGGTCTGCGTGCTTGCCGGGGAGTAAAACCTGCAAGGGGAAAG AAATGAGCCGTCAGACCGCTACAGCACTACCCACAGGTACCTCCAAGTGCACGCCGTCGCAGAGGGTGCCCGCGCTGACGGGCACCACAGCTTCCAACAATGACTTGGCCAGTCTCTTTGAGTGTCCCGTGTGCTTTGACTATGTGCTGCCACCGATCCTGCAATGTCAGAGTGGCCATCTGGTCTGTAGCAACTGTCGCCCCAAACTCACGTGCTGCCCCACTTGCCGAGGCCCGCTGGGCTCCATCCGTAACCTGGCCATGGAGAAAGTTGCCAATTCCGTACTATTCCCATGTAAATACGCCTCTTCCGGCTGCGAGATAACTTTgccacacacagaaaaagcagacCATGAGGAGCTGTGTGAGTTTAGGCCTTactcctgtccctgtcccggtGCTTCGTGTAAATGGCAAGGCTCTCTGGATGCTGTAATGCCGCACCTGATGCATCAGCATAAGTCAATTACAACGCTGCAGGGAGAAGATATAGTGTTCCTGGCCACGGACATTAATCTTCCTGGTGCTGTTGACTGGGTTATGATGCAGTCTTGTTTTGGCTTTCATTTCATGCTAGTGttggagaaacaggaaaagtATGATGGTCACCAGCAGTTCTTTGCAATTGTACAGCTGATAGGAACACGCAAGCAAGCAGAAAACTTTGCTTATCGACTCGAGCTAAACGGGCATAGGCGGCGATTGACTTGGGAAGCGACTCCTCGATCCATTCATGAGGGAATTGCAACAGCCATTATGAATAGTGACTGTCTAGTCTTTGACACCAGCATTGCACAGCTCTTTGCAGAAAATGGCAATTTAGGCATCAACGTAACTATATCCATGTGTTGA